In a genomic window of Quercus lobata isolate SW786 chromosome 4, ValleyOak3.0 Primary Assembly, whole genome shotgun sequence:
- the LOC115983735 gene encoding phosphatidylinositol N-acetylglucosaminyltransferase subunit P → MEDPYSVSSPRRILSLSKKRRATVSFLDADERTSGFGVSGEHGPKPSEVYGFVGSITTVITTVIFLVWAYVPEDWLHSIGISYYPSRHWALTVPAYFMATVVLALGFYIGLNFMSTPSPTSLNIIFDEFSREPLSSVPSVDGDEQPIESISDIGINKINYLMFNNVN, encoded by the exons ATGGAAGATCCTTATTCTGTCAGTAGTCCCAGAAGAATTCTCAGTCTGTCAAAGAAGAGAAGGGCAACTGTCTCCTTTTTGGATGCAGATGAGAGGACTTCTGGGTTTGGAGTGTCTGGAGAGCATGGTCCCAAGCCATCAGAAGTCTATGGGTTTGTTGGTTCCATAACAACTGTCATCACTACAG TTATTTTCTTGGTATGGGCATATGTTCCAGAGGATTGGCTACATTCCATTGGAATTTCCTACTATCCCAGCAG GCATTGGGCATTGACAGTGCCAGCTTATTTTATGGCGACTGTAGTATTAGCATTGGGATTTTACATTGGCCTTAACTTCATGTCGACTCCTTCCCCAACTTccttaaacataatttttg ATGAATTCAGTAGAGAACCATTGAGCTCTGTTCCTTCAGTGGATGGTGATGAGCAGCCCATTGAGTCCATATCCGATATTggcatcaataaaattaattatctcATGTTTAATAATGTAAATTGA